In Dehalogenimonas etheniformans, one genomic interval encodes:
- the malQ gene encoding 4-alpha-glucanotransferase produces the protein MRKGRQDNKLKELARACGVQVSYRDMGGRVRNASTQTLLAVVGALGIPVAGETNFASALNELKSKRSRRIIEPVILAWEGRLPILRIRLHHPLPATVGLVLELENAQIRRFSWTELSRFEMQTKDKTENTFHFLSLPLRQRLPFGYHRLSLILPEETVSATIISAPRKAPEYSGKRRKWGLFCPVYALHSKNNWGAGDYSDFNKLARWSTLLGSGFTATLPLLPALYREHFNLSPYSPASRLFWNEFFIDVAAVPELVHCPEAQAFVDTDEFRNALAEQRGETMVDYARLADLKRSVLEILAECFFKRPQSESRRELFTQFLQECPEIEEYARFRAVSEKHKSSWWEWPDEIRDGSLDAWAIDPTIEHYHLYAQFIAWEQIRDVADTSKQNGQTLYLDLPLGCNPEGYDVWKNQGIFAFGSSVGAPPDAAFPGGQDWGFPPPHPERQRETGYRYFIDVVRHHLRVAGMLRLDHVMSLHRLYWIPEGTGAKEGVYVRYAAEEMYAILCLEALRANAVIVGEDLGLVPSIVRRSMQRHNLKRSYIAQYEMLAGNDNCLDTIPVSAVAAVNTHDMHPFASFWQMTDISERRECGVLSDERAKIEAGRRVVGKEILSHCLYQRNLIPSQNHSPMEVYKAICRVMASSDVEFMLINVDDLGGSTKAQNIPGTCAQHPNWRRRTPLSLERLEVDPQVESFLREIDALRKRSNVPDMMSRRLGTLKAGIDIG, from the coding sequence TTGAGAAAAGGCCGGCAAGATAACAAGCTCAAAGAACTGGCCAGGGCTTGCGGTGTCCAGGTGTCTTATCGGGACATGGGCGGCCGGGTCCGGAACGCCTCTACCCAAACCTTGCTGGCGGTTGTGGGTGCTTTGGGAATTCCCGTAGCGGGAGAAACGAATTTTGCCAGCGCGCTCAACGAGCTTAAATCAAAAAGGTCCCGGAGAATCATCGAACCAGTTATATTAGCGTGGGAAGGCAGGCTGCCGATCCTGCGGATCCGGCTGCACCACCCTTTACCCGCAACCGTCGGGCTGGTGCTGGAATTGGAAAACGCTCAAATCCGAAGGTTTAGTTGGACTGAGCTTTCTCGATTCGAGATGCAGACAAAAGACAAAACCGAGAATACCTTCCATTTTTTGAGCCTTCCTTTGAGGCAGCGCTTGCCCTTCGGTTATCACCGTCTATCCCTTATTCTGCCGGAGGAAACGGTTTCGGCGACCATAATCTCCGCGCCGCGAAAAGCGCCTGAATACTCTGGAAAACGTCGGAAGTGGGGGCTTTTCTGCCCGGTTTACGCCCTTCACTCAAAAAACAATTGGGGCGCGGGCGACTATTCCGATTTTAACAAATTAGCCAGGTGGAGCACCCTGCTTGGCAGCGGCTTCACCGCGACGCTCCCGCTGTTGCCTGCCTTATACAGAGAACATTTCAATCTTAGTCCCTACTCTCCCGCCAGCCGCCTGTTCTGGAACGAATTTTTCATCGATGTCGCTGCTGTGCCTGAATTGGTTCATTGCCCAGAGGCTCAGGCCTTCGTGGACACAGATGAATTCCGGAATGCGCTTGCAGAACAGCGGGGCGAAACCATGGTGGACTATGCCCGGCTGGCTGATTTGAAACGTAGCGTCCTTGAGATTTTAGCCGAGTGTTTTTTCAAAAGACCCCAATCGGAATCAAGACGCGAATTGTTCACGCAATTCCTCCAGGAGTGCCCCGAGATCGAAGAATACGCCCGGTTCCGTGCGGTCTCCGAAAAGCATAAAAGTTCCTGGTGGGAGTGGCCGGATGAGATCCGGGATGGTTCTCTGGACGCCTGGGCGATCGATCCCACGATAGAGCATTACCACTTATACGCCCAATTTATAGCATGGGAGCAAATCCGCGATGTCGCGGATACATCGAAGCAGAATGGACAAACTCTTTACCTTGACCTGCCGCTGGGGTGCAATCCGGAGGGCTATGACGTCTGGAAAAACCAGGGGATATTTGCCTTTGGCTCAAGCGTCGGCGCGCCGCCCGACGCCGCTTTCCCGGGTGGTCAGGACTGGGGTTTTCCCCCTCCCCATCCGGAACGTCAGAGAGAGACCGGATACCGTTACTTCATAGACGTCGTTCGGCATCACCTCAGGGTGGCGGGCATGTTGAGGCTGGATCACGTCATGAGCCTGCACCGCCTCTATTGGATCCCCGAGGGGACCGGCGCCAAAGAGGGCGTCTACGTTCGTTATGCGGCCGAAGAGATGTATGCTATCCTCTGCCTGGAGGCACTGAGGGCAAATGCAGTGATTGTTGGTGAAGATCTCGGGCTCGTGCCAAGCATAGTGCGGCGGTCAATGCAGCGCCACAATCTCAAACGAAGTTATATCGCCCAGTATGAGATGTTGGCTGGCAATGACAACTGCCTCGACACCATACCCGTCAGTGCGGTCGCGGCCGTCAACACTCACGATATGCACCCATTCGCCAGCTTCTGGCAAATGACGGATATCTCGGAGCGACGGGAGTGCGGTGTTCTCAGTGATGAAAGAGCCAAGATCGAAGCCGGACGGCGAGTTGTTGGTAAAGAAATCCTGTCCCATTGCCTTTATCAACGAAATTTGATTCCTTCTCAAAATCACTCGCCGATGGAGGTTTACAAAGCCATCTGCCGCGTGATGGCTTCGAGCGATGTCGAGTTTATGTTGATCAACGTTGATGACCTGGGTGGTTCGACGAAGGCCCAGAACATTCCTGGTACGTGCGCCCAACATCCTAACTGGCGGCGCCGGACGCCGTTGTCCTTGGAACGACTCGAAGTTGATCCGCAAGTCGAGTCATTCTTGAGAGAAATCGACGCTTTGAGAAAACGAAGTAATGTCCCGGATATGATGTCTCGAAGACTTGGGACGCTGAAGGCAGGTATTGACATTGGTTGA
- a CDS encoding HD domain-containing phosphohydrolase: MESTKAKETVLVVDDEPIVRRLLHQKLAIEGYACLEAGSADEALDVLKRNADIALIVSDMKMPGRTGMELLGDVKNLYPDTAMIIATAVTETATAIECMKQGAYDYLTKPFKLDEVLFSIWRALDKRRLQLENREYRHDLETKVEYQAQKIRSSFFNAITSLAYALDAKDGYTAGHSERVSEIAVGIGIELELPQAEMERLRLAGKVHDIGKIGIDSTILHKPGALDPEERAEMERHPAVGERILQPVVEDEAVLAMVRNHHERWDGQGYPDRLVGEGIPLGARILALADTFDAMTSARPYRTAMTVDFATCEIERCAGSQFDPAVVNAFKKARQVITEAVKLTE; this comes from the coding sequence ATGGAAAGCACCAAAGCCAAAGAGACTGTACTGGTGGTCGATGACGAACCGATAGTAAGGCGACTGTTGCACCAGAAGCTGGCCATCGAGGGCTACGCCTGTCTCGAAGCCGGCAGTGCCGATGAAGCCCTTGACGTTCTTAAACGCAATGCGGATATTGCCCTGATCGTTTCAGATATGAAAATGCCCGGCAGGACCGGCATGGAACTGCTAGGCGATGTGAAGAACCTGTATCCGGATACAGCCATGATCATTGCCACGGCCGTGACCGAAACTGCAACAGCGATCGAATGCATGAAACAGGGCGCCTATGACTACCTGACAAAACCGTTCAAACTCGATGAGGTCTTGTTCTCTATCTGGCGCGCCCTGGATAAACGCCGCCTTCAACTGGAAAATCGCGAATATCGCCACGACCTTGAAACCAAAGTGGAATACCAGGCTCAAAAAATCCGGTCTTCGTTTTTTAATGCCATCACTTCCCTGGCCTACGCCCTTGACGCTAAGGACGGTTACACCGCGGGCCACTCCGAGCGCGTTTCAGAGATAGCCGTCGGTATCGGCATCGAACTGGAGCTGCCCCAGGCCGAAATGGAGCGTCTCCGGCTGGCGGGCAAGGTCCACGATATCGGTAAGATCGGCATCGATAGCACCATCTTGCACAAACCAGGCGCTCTCGACCCCGAGGAGCGGGCTGAAATGGAACGCCATCCGGCCGTCGGGGAACGTATCCTGCAGCCGGTTGTCGAAGACGAAGCCGTCCTCGCCATGGTCCGCAATCACCATGAACGCTGGGACGGGCAAGGCTACCCGGACAGGCTGGTAGGGGAAGGCATACCGCTGGGCGCCCGCATTCTGGCATTGGCCGACACCTTCGATGCCATGACCTCAGCCAGGCCTTATCGCACCGCTATGACAGTGGATTTCGCGACTTGTGAAATCGAGCGTTGCGCCGGAAGTCAGTTCGATCCAGCAGTGGTTAACGCCTTCAAAAAGGCCCGGCAAGTTATCACCGAAGCTGTAAAGCTGACCGAATAG
- a CDS encoding ribulose-phosphate 3-epimerase, translated as MSRQIRVVPALLTDDVSALNQMVKAISSAVQWAQVDIMDGQFVPSKSIGWQEIKAAKPKFDWEAHLMVKEPESYFSGFKSARARRIIFHFEAVTDPKVTIDTARKLDLDIGMALNPGTPVSAVAEYLPLLDSILIMSVIPGFYGSKFIPEVLDKVGEIRAIRPEIPIGIDGGIKESNILEVAASGVGDICVGSGIFLSADPAASWRHLQTLVDAVDA; from the coding sequence TTGAGCAGACAAATTAGAGTCGTTCCAGCATTGTTGACCGATGATGTCTCTGCGCTAAACCAGATGGTCAAAGCCATCTCGAGCGCGGTGCAATGGGCACAGGTGGACATTATGGACGGCCAGTTCGTACCGTCGAAGAGCATCGGCTGGCAGGAAATAAAGGCGGCTAAACCAAAATTCGATTGGGAAGCCCACCTCATGGTGAAGGAACCGGAGTCCTATTTTTCAGGATTTAAATCGGCGCGCGCCCGCCGGATTATTTTCCATTTTGAAGCGGTGACCGACCCAAAAGTCACAATTGATACGGCCAGAAAACTGGACCTCGATATCGGAATGGCGCTGAATCCGGGTACCCCGGTTTCGGCCGTCGCGGAGTACCTGCCGCTTCTCGACAGCATCTTGATAATGTCGGTGATACCCGGTTTTTATGGGTCGAAGTTTATTCCGGAAGTGCTCGATAAAGTAGGCGAGATCAGAGCGATCAGACCCGAAATCCCAATCGGTATCGACGGCGGAATCAAGGAGAGCAATATCCTGGAAGTCGCGGCCAGCGGAGTTGGTGATATATGCGTAGGGTCGGGGATATTCCTCAGCGCCGATCCTGCGGCTTCCTGGCGGCATCTTCAGACGCTTGTCGATGCAGTTGATGCCTGA
- a CDS encoding LOG family protein has product METKSCAVTLDAHKYPFPVMTVGIMGSAGGFIAEEIKAKLRELGRCIARRGYVLITGAAPGMPHETVLGAFESDGIVVGVSPALNLEEHVTKYLSPTRGYRAIVFTGSGLMGREIENIRSCDVVIFAGGRSGTLGEFSIAFDEGKIIGILKGTGGITDHLSDIIRMINKNTGAIVTYDTDPENLLTKLEDLYKETLLPQYTRLMELHNPDGTPNPD; this is encoded by the coding sequence ATGGAAACGAAAAGCTGCGCCGTTACCCTGGACGCTCATAAATATCCTTTCCCGGTCATGACAGTCGGTATTATGGGTTCCGCGGGCGGTTTCATCGCCGAGGAAATCAAAGCAAAGCTGCGGGAGTTGGGGCGCTGCATCGCACGGCGCGGTTACGTCCTGATTACCGGGGCGGCGCCAGGCATGCCCCATGAAACGGTTCTCGGCGCGTTTGAATCTGACGGCATCGTGGTCGGCGTCTCGCCGGCGCTTAACCTCGAAGAACATGTCACCAAATACCTGTCCCCCACCAGGGGCTACCGGGCCATTGTGTTCACCGGCAGCGGTCTCATGGGCCGCGAGATTGAAAACATCCGGTCGTGCGATGTCGTCATCTTTGCCGGCGGCCGTTCGGGGACTCTCGGCGAATTCTCCATTGCCTTCGATGAAGGCAAGATCATCGGTATTCTTAAAGGCACCGGCGGCATCACCGATCATCTGTCGGATATCATCCGGATGATAAACAAAAACACCGGCGCTATCGTGACTTACGACACCGATCCTGAGAACCTGCTCACCAAACTGGAAGACCTTTATAAGGAAACCCTGCTACCCCAGTACACCCGTCTCATGGAACTGCACAATCCGGACGGCACTCCCAACCCCGACTAG
- the tkt gene encoding transketolase gives MNNSSLDQLSINTIRFLSADMVQKAVSGHPGAPMGAAVMAYVLWQKYLKHNPSDPEWCDRDRFILSAGHASALLYSLLHLTGYDLSMDEIKQFRQWDSKTPGHPEHGLTPGVEATTGPLGQGFANGIGMAIAESWLAAQFNKPDGAIVDHRTYAICSDGDLMEGVSAEAASLAGTLKLGKIIYLYDDNNITIEGNTSNYFSEDVGARFRAYGWHVIGPINGMEINEVEAALAEAHAEIEKPKLIICRTVIGYGAPTKANSGAAHGEALGEAELAAAKKNLGWPYTESFFIPEEVRRNMSAVDAGKSRQAQWQSSFDAYRAVYPEEAAKFKSFIDGKLPEGWNEGIEAMFKSTDKPLATREASGKVMNVIGKKVENLIGGSGDLAPSTKTVLDFDTLFGAENRSGRNLQFGVREHAMGAISNGIALHGGIIPYAATFLAFYDYMRPSVRLAALQELRVIFIYTHDSIGLGEDGPTHQPVEQALGLRSVPNLVTLRPADAAETAVSWEMAIERHNGPTALVLTRQKLPPIDRSGMSNASLTRRGGYILWQADAKPTVIIIGTGSEVHPALEAGKKLKEMGISSRVVSLPSWEVFEAQSEEYKLEVLPPQTWRRVTIEAGRSIGWERYAGCRGVIIGLDHYGASAPGNVVMEQMGFTAADVVEAALKLSGQSDA, from the coding sequence ATGAATAACAGTTCCCTGGACCAGTTGTCGATAAACACCATACGTTTCCTTTCCGCTGACATGGTGCAAAAAGCGGTCTCGGGACACCCGGGAGCGCCCATGGGCGCCGCGGTCATGGCCTACGTCCTATGGCAAAAGTATCTCAAGCACAATCCCTCAGATCCTGAATGGTGCGACCGGGATCGGTTCATTCTCTCCGCCGGACACGCCTCAGCCCTTCTCTATTCACTTCTCCATCTTACCGGTTACGACCTTTCCATGGATGAAATCAAACAGTTCCGGCAATGGGATTCGAAAACGCCGGGGCACCCGGAGCATGGTCTGACACCCGGTGTGGAAGCGACAACAGGTCCGCTGGGACAGGGTTTCGCCAACGGCATCGGCATGGCTATCGCCGAGAGTTGGCTGGCCGCCCAGTTCAATAAGCCCGATGGTGCTATTGTCGACCACCGCACCTATGCCATTTGTTCCGACGGCGATTTAATGGAGGGAGTCTCTGCCGAGGCGGCTTCCCTGGCCGGTACGCTCAAGCTGGGTAAGATCATTTATCTTTACGACGATAACAACATCACCATCGAGGGCAATACCTCCAATTATTTCAGCGAAGATGTCGGCGCTCGCTTCCGGGCTTACGGCTGGCACGTTATCGGCCCGATCAACGGCATGGAAATCAACGAGGTTGAAGCCGCATTGGCTGAAGCCCATGCAGAGATAGAAAAACCGAAACTCATTATCTGTCGGACTGTCATCGGGTATGGGGCCCCGACTAAAGCCAACTCGGGTGCCGCCCACGGTGAAGCACTGGGCGAAGCCGAATTGGCCGCCGCCAAGAAAAACCTTGGCTGGCCTTACACCGAGTCGTTTTTCATTCCTGAAGAAGTTAGGCGAAACATGTCCGCTGTCGATGCCGGAAAATCGAGGCAGGCACAATGGCAAAGTAGCTTCGACGCGTACAGAGCCGTCTATCCGGAGGAAGCGGCAAAGTTTAAGTCTTTCATTGATGGCAAATTGCCTGAAGGATGGAATGAGGGCATCGAGGCAATGTTCAAATCCACGGATAAGCCCCTGGCAACCCGCGAGGCTTCCGGCAAGGTAATGAACGTCATCGGCAAAAAGGTTGAAAACCTCATCGGTGGTTCCGGGGACTTGGCTCCCTCCACAAAGACGGTCCTCGATTTCGATACCCTTTTCGGGGCCGAAAACCGGTCCGGCCGGAACCTCCAGTTTGGCGTTCGCGAGCATGCCATGGGCGCCATTTCCAATGGCATTGCGCTGCACGGCGGGATCATTCCTTATGCCGCGACATTTCTCGCGTTTTATGACTACATGCGCCCCTCCGTCCGCCTGGCAGCCCTCCAGGAGTTACGGGTCATTTTCATTTACACTCACGATTCGATCGGACTGGGAGAAGACGGGCCGACGCATCAACCGGTCGAACAGGCGCTCGGACTCAGATCGGTTCCCAACCTGGTGACGCTGCGCCCGGCGGACGCCGCCGAAACCGCGGTTTCCTGGGAAATGGCAATCGAGCGTCACAACGGTCCGACAGCGCTAGTGCTCACCCGCCAAAAATTGCCGCCTATCGACCGCTCCGGCATGAGCAACGCCAGCCTAACGCGCCGGGGAGGCTATATCCTTTGGCAAGCCGACGCCAAACCAACAGTGATAATCATCGGAACTGGTTCAGAGGTTCATCCGGCTCTGGAGGCGGGCAAGAAACTCAAAGAGATGGGGATTTCTTCTCGGGTCGTGTCGCTCCCGTCATGGGAGGTTTTCGAAGCCCAATCTGAAGAATACAAACTTGAAGTGCTGCCTCCCCAAACTTGGCGCCGGGTGACCATAGAGGCAGGGCGGTCTATCGGATGGGAACGTTACGCCGGGTGCCGCGGCGTTATCATCGGCTTGGACCACTACGGCGCCTCGGCGCCTGGCAACGTGGTAATGGAGCAAATGGGGTTTACCGCTGCTGACGTTGTTGAAGCAGCATTAAAACTGTCAGGACAATCCGATGCCTAA
- the rpiB gene encoding ribose 5-phosphate isomerase B: MPNVVIAADHGGFALKQMLVPLLQGDGHKVIDLGAHEFLQDDDYPDYAEKVAREINSGNTRRGILICGSGAGACIAANKIPGIRASVCHDTYSARQAVEDDNMNVLCLGARVLGLSLALEISRAFLCASFRDEPRYRRRLEKIIEIERSALRNL; this comes from the coding sequence ATGCCTAACGTCGTTATCGCCGCCGACCACGGTGGCTTTGCGTTGAAGCAAATGCTCGTGCCTTTGCTTCAGGGTGATGGACACAAGGTCATCGACCTCGGCGCGCACGAATTCCTCCAGGATGACGATTATCCGGACTACGCCGAAAAGGTCGCAAGGGAAATCAACTCAGGTAACACCAGGAGAGGAATACTCATCTGTGGCTCGGGCGCCGGAGCTTGCATCGCGGCAAACAAGATACCCGGCATCCGGGCTTCAGTCTGCCATGACACGTATTCAGCCCGTCAGGCGGTCGAGGACGACAACATGAACGTGCTGTGTCTGGGAGCCAGGGTTTTGGGGTTGTCGCTTGCTCTGGAAATCTCGCGAGCTTTCTTGTGCGCCTCTTTTCGCGATGAGCCCCGTTACCGCCGGCGCCTGGAAAAGATAATCGAGATCGAGCGTTCCGCCTTGAGGAATCTCTAG
- a CDS encoding response regulator codes for MEQPLILENQNPAIKVLVVEDEPAIAQVCLRVLTPRGFHVALAADGKEAIRQLSVEKFNLCLIDVRTPNMNGEQLYSWILEHDSPLSKGVIFTTGDVASGETARFLAGTGRITLPKPFAPAELLEKIQKAVAGL; via the coding sequence TTGGAACAACCGCTCATTCTCGAAAACCAAAACCCGGCGATAAAAGTTCTGGTGGTTGAAGACGAGCCCGCGATTGCTCAAGTATGCCTGCGGGTGCTTACACCCAGAGGTTTCCACGTCGCCCTGGCGGCAGATGGTAAAGAGGCCATCCGGCAATTGTCTGTCGAAAAATTCAACCTGTGTCTGATAGACGTCAGGACACCGAACATGAACGGTGAACAGCTTTATTCCTGGATTCTCGAACACGATTCGCCCCTGTCAAAAGGCGTCATTTTCACGACTGGAGACGTAGCTTCCGGAGAGACTGCCAGATTCCTGGCCGGAACTGGGCGCATCACCCTGCCCAAGCCTTTCGCCCCGGCAGAACTATTAGAAAAAATTCAAAAAGCTGTTGCGGGTTTGTAG
- a CDS encoding DUF3536 domain-containing protein: MVDSPARYLCVHGHFYQPPRENPWLEAVETEKSAAPYHDWNERVTDECYAVNLAARILDGSNQIVSIVNNYSRFSFNFGPTLLTWLEANHPEVYTAITDSDRENAPEYSGHGSALAQAYNHIIMPLASRPDKETQVIWGVSDFRRRFGRQPEGMWLPETAVDLETLDIMSSHGIKFTVLAPHQASRVKDPRGSWHPARGVIDTNQPYICRMPSGRSMSIFFYHPELSKGVAFGSLLQNGDLLANRILEAYGKGSVPALITIATDGETYGHHRRFGEMALAYAFDKLSGLGIKITNMAEYLENHPPAAEVEIIENSSWSCEHGVERWRSGCCCSTGFHPDWNQHWREPLRKAMDLLRDSLNPMFEKDAGQFLADPWAARNAYQEVIADRNPGVVDAFLKQYSLKELSSSEKVRVLRLMELQRHLMAIYTSCGWFFDDIGGLESILVMKQAGRVLQLANQLFSKTPEKKFLNILETAQSNDRSIGSGWDIFEREVRPLICDLKDAAANVAISTLFKGSLSEPGLYTFSATINDLKQFGDDRQRISSGDIEISSTVTLETQRFIFGAMLWGDHQVAVGLEPYKSPEVYADLLSELKSFAVPTDCAGCREFLDNRFGGHIFDLRHLFGDERTIIVDGIIAGTLKEAETAYRTIYSRHRETMRFLHSLGQTAPPQFITSAEFVLRMDLKNALQADVPDLETIEALLNEMKLWGISPERETVSYYLSGQLENILLALIDAPDDPEEMTRAIGLLELFNDFVLFPNLWRVQNLYFAIFQNIYIGRKDKPAFKDWLTSFGTLGRLLQIKID, translated from the coding sequence TTGGTTGATTCACCTGCCAGGTACCTATGCGTCCACGGTCATTTCTATCAACCGCCTCGGGAAAATCCCTGGCTGGAAGCCGTGGAGACAGAAAAATCGGCGGCTCCATACCATGACTGGAACGAACGCGTTACCGACGAGTGTTATGCGGTCAACCTTGCAGCCCGGATCCTCGACGGATCGAATCAGATTGTTTCGATCGTGAACAATTATTCGAGGTTCTCCTTCAATTTCGGGCCTACGCTCTTAACGTGGCTTGAAGCCAATCACCCGGAAGTTTACACGGCAATCACAGATTCTGACCGTGAGAACGCCCCCGAATATTCGGGTCACGGTTCAGCCCTTGCGCAGGCTTATAACCACATTATCATGCCTCTGGCTAGCCGCCCCGATAAGGAGACCCAGGTCATCTGGGGCGTCTCCGACTTTAGGCGCCGTTTCGGGCGGCAACCGGAAGGCATGTGGCTCCCGGAAACGGCGGTGGATCTTGAAACCCTGGATATTATGTCAAGCCATGGTATCAAGTTCACCGTGCTCGCTCCGCATCAAGCTTCCCGGGTGAAAGACCCGCGGGGCTCATGGCATCCTGCCAGGGGCGTTATCGACACCAACCAGCCTTATATTTGCCGTATGCCGTCGGGGCGTTCAATGTCGATTTTCTTCTATCACCCCGAGTTATCCAAAGGTGTAGCCTTCGGATCGTTGCTCCAAAACGGCGATCTGCTTGCCAACCGTATCCTGGAAGCCTACGGTAAAGGTTCAGTTCCCGCCCTGATCACCATCGCCACCGATGGCGAAACATATGGCCACCACCGCCGTTTCGGCGAAATGGCTCTGGCTTATGCCTTCGATAAGCTAAGCGGACTTGGCATTAAAATCACCAATATGGCCGAATACCTCGAAAATCATCCTCCTGCCGCAGAAGTGGAAATTATCGAAAACTCGTCGTGGAGTTGCGAACACGGTGTGGAGCGGTGGCGAAGCGGTTGCTGCTGTTCAACGGGGTTCCACCCGGACTGGAATCAGCATTGGCGCGAGCCTTTAAGAAAAGCCATGGACCTGCTTCGGGACAGCCTGAACCCCATGTTTGAAAAGGATGCCGGGCAGTTCCTGGCCGACCCGTGGGCGGCTCGGAATGCCTATCAAGAGGTTATCGCTGATCGAAACCCGGGCGTGGTCGATGCTTTTTTGAAGCAATACAGCTTGAAGGAACTATCATCCTCTGAAAAAGTGCGGGTCCTGAGATTGATGGAACTCCAGCGACACCTGATGGCTATTTACACCAGCTGCGGTTGGTTTTTCGACGACATCGGCGGCCTTGAATCGATACTGGTGATGAAGCAAGCCGGTCGAGTCTTACAACTGGCAAATCAGCTGTTTTCTAAAACCCCTGAAAAAAAGTTTTTGAATATCTTGGAGACCGCCCAGAGCAATGACCGGTCTATCGGAAGCGGTTGGGATATTTTTGAACGGGAGGTCCGGCCTCTGATCTGCGATCTCAAGGATGCGGCGGCGAATGTTGCCATCAGTACGTTATTCAAGGGATCACTGTCTGAACCCGGACTTTACACTTTTTCGGCGACCATCAATGATCTAAAACAATTTGGGGATGACAGGCAGCGCATCTCGTCCGGAGACATAGAGATATCTTCAACGGTGACCCTGGAGACACAACGGTTCATTTTTGGGGCCATGCTCTGGGGAGACCACCAGGTTGCCGTCGGTTTGGAACCATACAAATCACCTGAAGTTTATGCTGATTTGCTATCCGAATTGAAATCGTTCGCCGTCCCGACAGACTGCGCCGGTTGCCGTGAATTCCTGGACAACCGGTTCGGCGGACACATTTTCGATTTACGCCATCTTTTCGGAGATGAGCGCACGATTATCGTCGACGGTATCATTGCAGGCACCTTGAAAGAAGCGGAAACCGCCTACCGGACGATCTATTCAAGGCATCGTGAAACAATGCGCTTCCTGCACTCTCTGGGACAAACAGCTCCGCCCCAGTTCATAACATCGGCGGAATTCGTGCTCAGAATGGACCTTAAAAATGCCCTCCAGGCCGACGTCCCCGACCTTGAGACTATCGAAGCCCTGTTGAATGAAATGAAGTTGTGGGGCATTTCACCGGAACGCGAGACTGTTTCGTATTACCTGTCAGGGCAGCTGGAGAACATTTTACTGGCGCTTATCGATGCTCCCGATGATCCGGAGGAAATGACCAGAGCCATCGGATTGCTCGAGTTGTTTAACGATTTTGTATTATTCCCCAACCTGTGGCGAGTCCAAAACCTTTATTTCGCCATTTTCCAAAACATCTACATCGGGCGCAAGGACAAACCGGCCTTCAAAGACTGGCTAACATCCTTCGGAACGCTAGGCAGGTTGTTGCAGATAAAAATTGATTAG